One window of Globicephala melas chromosome 5, mGloMel1.2, whole genome shotgun sequence genomic DNA carries:
- the LOC115847327 gene encoding LOW QUALITY PROTEIN: tripartite motif-containing protein 75 (The sequence of the model RefSeq protein was modified relative to this genomic sequence to represent the inferred CDS: deleted 2 bases in 1 codon), producing the protein MTVAAALAGLQAEANCSICLEGLRDPVTTECGHNSCRFCIQRSWAHLEDRFPCPVCHRPCQERQVRRNTQLGRMIRVARLLQSSRSNRRSCEEPRPCELHRQVLSLFCEEHVEVLCPLCARTPEHQGHLRPVGEAAADHRQRLSAYVEPLKRRVADAHSLVAAQDRKLLELRELVQRQRLELASEFRQLSRAVDGEQEAVLARLVQEEQDIREQLGANITASSDHICELRGLLHEVTERSVFPGARLLSGIGGVLGRCERLRCPDVYSFQLRREGCSLPPQHSALQKIIQKFREDVTLDPETAHPNLLVSEDRKSVTFARSRQLFPPSAHRFCTEPAVLDSVGFASGGRSGAGHLEGQKRLWTLGLRGGDCEARGPGGALPLELKEEPGGIDVYLDYELRAISFYSWKDRSHIHSFTDKSSEILKPDFSIGCYTQPLTICAVRDY; encoded by the exons ATGACTGTGGCAGCGGCCCTGGCTGGACTCCAGGCAGAAGCCAATTGTTCCATCTGTCTGGAGGGCCTGAGAGACCCCGTCACCACTGAGTGTGGGCACAACTCCTGCCGCTTCTGCATCCAGCGGTCCTGGGCTCACCTGGAGGACAGGTTCCCCTGCCCCGTGTGCCACCGCCCGTGCCAGGAGCGGCAGGTGAGGAGAAACACCCAGCTGGGCAGGATGATCCGTGTGGCCAGGCTGCTCCAGAGCAGCCGGAGCAACAGGAGGAGCTGCGAGGAGCCGCGCCCGTGCGAGCTGCACCGCCAGGTCCTGAGCCTCTTCTGCGAGGAACACGTGGAAGTGCTGTGTCCCCTGTGCGCACGGACCCCTGAGCACCAGGGCCACTTGAGGCCGGTGGGCGAGGCCGCGGCTGACCACCGGCAGAGGCTCAGCGCTTACGTGGAGCCTTTGAAGAGGCGGGTGGCAGATGCCCACAGCCTGGTGGCCGCGCAGGACAGAAAGCTGCTGGAGCTGCGGGAGCTGGTGCAGCGCCAGCGGCTGGAGCTGGCCTCGGAGTTCCGGCAGCTGAGCCGGGCTGTGGACGGCGAGCAGGAGGCCGTCCTGGCGAGGCTGGTCCAGGAGGAGCAGGACATCCGGGAGCAGCTGGGCGCCAACATCACCGCCTCCTCAGACCACATCTGCGAGCTGCGGGGCCTCCTGCACGAGGTGACAGAGAGAAGCGTGTTTCCTGGAGCCAGGCTGCTGAGTGGCATCGGGGGCGTCCTGGGCAGGTGCGAGCGTCTGAGGTGCCCCGACGTCTACTCCTTCCAGCTGAGGCGGGAAGGCTGCAGCCTG CCCCCGCAGCACTCAGCTCTGCAGAAAATCATTCAGAAGTTCCGGGAGGACGTGACCCTGGACCCCGAGACAGCGCATCCCAACCTGCTCGTGTCCGAGGATAGAAAGTCGGTGACGTTTGCGAGGAGCAGGCAGCTTTTTCCCCCAAGCGCGCACAGATTCTGCACGGAGCCTGCGGTGCTGGACTCTGTGGGCTTTGCCAGCGGCGGGCG GAGCGGCGCTGGGCACCTGGAGGGACAGAAACGCCTCTGGACTCTGGGGCTGCGCGGAGGGGATTGTGAGGCCCGCGGGCCGGGGGGCGCCCTTCCCCTGGAGCTGAAGGAGGAGCCTGGCGGGATCGATGTGTATCTGGACTATGAGTTGCGTGCGATTTCCTTCTACAGTTGGAAGGACAGGTCCCACATCCACTCTTTCACCGACAAATCTTCTGAGATCTTAAAGCCCGATTTCTCTATCGGATGCTATACTCAACCTCTTACAATCTGCGCAGTAAGAGATTACTAA